TCTGTTCGCCGCCGTCGGGCGTGCCAAACACCTCATAGTTTGCCGCCAGCACCGCCCGCCCCGGATGCCGCCGGAGCACCGCCGCAAGCTGGCGATCGTCCGCTGGACCATACAGGCTGGGATCGGTCAGCACCAGATCGACAGACACCGCCCGCGCTCCGTTGTCTAGCAGCCGATCGATCACTTGGGCATAGGCTGCCCGCTGCCAGGGCCAAATCTCAATCGGAGCCAGTTCGGGATAGCGGTCGGGGTCTGCCTGCACGTCTGCTCCCCGCGCCAGCGATTCCTGGTCGATCGCCAGAATTACGATATTGGCAGGTGGCTCTACCTGGCCCCGCAGCCGAAAGAACAACACCTGCGCCTGTCGCTCCATCCACTGCACCGTGCCCAGGTCAACGCCCGTGGCGATCGCCCCCGTCACCGCCCACAGGCCAATTAGCCCATAGCCCAACACCTGCCAGGGCGATTGCGCTAGGGGTGCTTGGTCTGCCGGGGTCGTTTCGGAACGCAGCGCGGGCAAGGGTCGAACGCGGCGCAGTGGTTTGAAAAACATGGTGAATCACCCTTAACCGTAGAATGAGAGCGGCCTCGTGCCGTGCGATCGCCATTTGCCAAACGAAGGACACCCAGCAGAATCATCCGCATGATCAAAGCCATCATTTTTGACCTGGATAACTGCCTCAGTGCGGCTGATGAACCCGGAGCCGAACTCCTAGAGCCTGTATTTGACGCAATTCGGCAAGCCAATCAGGGAACCTTGCCCGACGACGTTCTGGAAGCCGCGCTGGGCGACTGCTGGTATCATGCGCTCGACTTTGTGGCCAAAAAACACGACTTCTCAGACGAGATGCTGGCGGCGGGGCAGGCCGTGATTTCGCAAACTCGCGTTAGCACGCCGATGCGGGGCTACGGCGATCTGCACGTCCTAGCAGAACTGCGGGGTGACCCACTGCCGATGCTGTTTCTGGTTACGTCGGGCTTTCGCCCGCTTCAGGACAGCAAGATTAAGGCGCTGAGCATGGAGCAGCCTTTCGAGCAGTGGTTTACCGGGATCTACATCGATGCAGTTGATGACCCCAACCGCACTAGCAAGCAGGACATTTTTCAAGCCATCCTAAACGCCCATCAGTTCTGCCCTGCTGAGGCGCTGGTGGTAGGGGACAATCCTGACTCGGAACTGGCCGCGGGCGATCGCCTTGGCATCCCCACAGTGCAAATCCTCCGTCCTGGCGTGGCCCCCACCAATCTTGCGACCCATCACATCCGCACCCTGCACGAACTCAAAGCGCTCGTTGCAGCCCAGACCTAGAAAACCAGACTTAGAAAAACGGTATCCGCAGCCCCGGCACAGGCAGCCCCGGCACTCCTGGCAGCGACAGCCCTGGATAGATCCGCTGAAGCGTACTCTGAATCGCAGCGTACCCCGGCAGCGATTGCAAATAGCCGTTGAACAGGCTGCCCGACAGAATGGCGTTAATTTCTTCTAGCGTGATGTCTTCGACCGGGCCCAGGGGCGAGCCGCGCCGCGTGGCGACCTTTTGCCCCGCCGACAGCACAACCGTATTCTCTGGATCGGCTGACTCTGTAACCGGACTGGGCAACGGACTGGGCAAGGGACTGGGCGAGGGGCTAGGGCTGGGCCGGGTGGACGGAATCCCCAGGCTGGGTCTGCGAGGCAGCGAAAGCTGTTTAGTGCCTCGCCGAAAGCGCGATCGCCCTTCTAGTCGCTCCATCAGGGAACTGGGTTCTATAAAGCCAGCCTCGTTCTTCGTCACCACGACCTCACCTTCCAGCACCTTGATTTCCTCTCGCCCGTCGTCGTCCACCTCCAGAATGTAGGTCGTGCCGCGCACCCCCGCCGTTACAGACGACGTACAGCCGTTTACCGCGCCATTCACCAGCAGCACACCACGCTGAAGCTGAGCGCATTGCCCCACCGTCAGCACCGAGTTATTGGACAGCCGCGCCACAGCCCCAGTATTAAAATTGACCTGGGCACGGGCCCGACCCGTCCGCACCTGCTGCCCTCGGTTGGCCACATCGTTGACCCGCGCCTGCCGATTTTGAATAAACACCTGATTGCCGTCCAGCACTTCTGTAATGGTGCCGCGCGTGACGCTGGTCTGCGCCTCCGATACCTGCGCCACTGCCCCCATCACCAGCACCACCCAAAACCCGATCAGCAGGCTCGACACGAAGCGCCGCCGCAGCCCGAAAATTTGCCCGAAAACTCGTCCCAAAATTTGCCCGAAA
The Thermoleptolyngbya sichuanensis A183 DNA segment above includes these coding regions:
- a CDS encoding HAD family hydrolase is translated as MIKAIIFDLDNCLSAADEPGAELLEPVFDAIRQANQGTLPDDVLEAALGDCWYHALDFVAKKHDFSDEMLAAGQAVISQTRVSTPMRGYGDLHVLAELRGDPLPMLFLVTSGFRPLQDSKIKALSMEQPFEQWFTGIYIDAVDDPNRTSKQDIFQAILNAHQFCPAEALVVGDNPDSELAAGDRLGIPTVQILRPGVAPTNLATHHIRTLHELKALVAAQT
- a CDS encoding FecR family protein, whose product is MPYRKSSIGFLERVSGQVFGQILGRVFGQIFGLRRRFVSSLLIGFWVVLVMGAVAQVSEAQTSVTRGTITEVLDGNQVFIQNRQARVNDVANRGQQVRTGRARAQVNFNTGAVARLSNNSVLTVGQCAQLQRGVLLVNGAVNGCTSSVTAGVRGTTYILEVDDDGREEIKVLEGEVVVTKNEAGFIEPSSLMERLEGRSRFRRGTKQLSLPRRPSLGIPSTRPSPSPSPSPLPSPLPSPVTESADPENTVVLSAGQKVATRRGSPLGPVEDITLEEINAILSGSLFNGYLQSLPGYAAIQSTLQRIYPGLSLPGVPGLPVPGLRIPFF